CAAATCAGCCCAAACATGCTGCAATTTCTCTTGCAGGGGAACCCACATTGTATCCCTATCTTCCAGAACTTGTTGATGAATTTTCAAGAAATGGTATTACGACCTTTGTGGTGACCAATGGAACAAATCCTGAAATGGTTGAAAGAATCAATCCAACCCAGCTGTATATGAGCCTGGATGCACCTGATAGAGAAACATATAATTCAGTTTGTTCTCCTAGATCATCAGATTACTGGGAAAATATCAAGATGTCACTTGAGATTCTTGGAAGAAAAACTGAAAGAACTGCCGTTCGTGTAACCCTGATAAAGGGAGTGAACATGTTCGATCCTGCAGGATATGCCCGTCTTCTTGAAATGGCAGATCCTGATTTTGTTGAACTTAAGGCCTATATGCATCTTGGTTTTTCCAGAAGGCGCCTTCCAAGGGATGCAATGCCCTCACATGATGAAGTATTTTCCTTTGCACACAAGGTTGCAAATGAAATGGGATATGAGATAATAGATGATGTGGAAACAAGCAGGGTCGTACTTCTGTCAAAATCCGAACAAGAAAGTTATCTTTTCTAACAATATTTTTTGATCATAATCTATATTTACCACGACAGCTACATAACCTAGGAATTAGCATGTATAGATAGTACCATAGATAGTATCCTGGTTGACATTCTGTTAAATTTACAGAATTATTGGTCGCAGTATAGCCGATAACTGCATCTGTTATTCAAAAATTTATCATACTGAATTACTTTTATCACGGAGCATCATTAAAATGTCAGAACAATCTGCACATAAAAAATATGAATTTAAAAGAAAACTTGAACAACTGAAGAGCAAGAAGGGACGGGGTACTGAACTGGTTTCCCTTTATATTCCACCAGACAAACAGATATCAGATGTTGTATCCCAGCTTAAAGTGGAACACGGACAGGCATCAAACATCAAGTCAAAGGTTACAAGAAGCAATGTTCAGGGGGCACTTGATTCCCTGTTATCCCGACTGAAGTATCTGGAAGAGGTACCTGAGAATGGAATAATATATTTTACCGGTGCTGTGGATGTAGGAGCAAATAAGACCAGCATGGAAACAACAATAATTGAACCCCCCCAGCCAATTATTACATACAGGTATCACTGTGATTCAAGGTTCTACCTTGAACCTCTTGAGTCAATGCTTAAAGAAACCAAGACTTACGGGTTACTGGTTCTTGATAGACGTGAGGCCACAATAGGATTGCTTGTTGGAAAGCGTATAGAATCATACCGTCACCTGACCTCCACCGTTCCAGGTAAACAGAGAAAAGGAGGACAGAGTGCACAGAGATTCCAGCAGCTCAGGCTTATTGCCATACATGATTTCTACAAGAAGGTGGGAGAGGCTGCTAACGAAGTCTTTATGTCGGTAGATATGAATGATCTTGCAGGTGTACTTATAGGAGGACCATCGCCTACAAAGGAAGAATTTGATTCTGGAGAGTACCTGCATCATGAACTTGAAAAGAAAAAGGTAGGTCTTTTTGATGTTGCATATACTGATGAATCTGGATTGTCGGAATTGGTCAATGCAGCCAGTGAAAGACTCTATGACATTGATCTGATGGAAGAAAAAAGGGCTATGGAAAGGTTCTTTACAGAGCTGATATCAGAATCTGAAAAAGCAGCCTATGGAGAGGAAAATGTAAGAAAGAACCTTGAAATAGGTTCTGTTGAGGTCCTTCTCATATCTGAAGATCTAAGAGCTGAAAAAACAGTTATTGGATGCAGCTCATGTGGATATGAAAAGAAGTATACCATGCAGCTAAGGGCAGGTGAGATGACATCACAGAGTTCTGATTCAATTGGGAACTGCCCTGAATGTGGTTCACCGCTTGAGATAAAAGAAAAGGTTGATATTGTGGATGAACTATCAGATCTGGCTGATCAGATGGGTACAGAGGTGAAGTTCATATCCACGGAATTTGAAGAAGGTTCCCAGCTTATGAATGCCTTTGGAGGACTGGCTGCAATTTTAAGGTTTAGCACAGGTATCTGAAATATGGATTATCAGGTGATTTTTTGTTTTTAGAATTCAGAACAGAGGTAAAGTCAGTAATTGAAAAATCGCTGGATAAGTGTGGATTCAGGGCTGAAAACCTGGATCTTTCTCCATCCCAGCACGCCGATATTTCTTCAAGAGTTGCCTTCAGACTGGCATCTGCTGAGCGCAAGAATCCAAAAGAGATAGCAGAGAAGATCGTTGAAATGTGTGAGATTCCTGAGAATTCTTATATAGATCGAATAATATCGACAGGACCTTACATAAATATTTTTGCAAAACACAGGTACCTTGAAGACACCCTTGTCAGAATAAGGCAAGATCAAGGTCGGTTTGGTGGAGGCTTCTGTCAGGGCAGGATCATACTGGAGCACACGTCGGCAAATCCAAATGGGCCACTCCATGTGGGCCATATCAGAAATTCTGTTATAGGGGATACTCTGTACCGGATACTTAAACATGCAGGATATGATGTTGAAACACATTATTATGTAAATGATATGGGCAGGCAGATAGCAATTGTTTCATGGGCTCTGGCCAATTTTGATCTGGATGGGTCGAAGAAATCAGATCATGCTATTGCTGATGTATATATTCGTGCCAATGCTGAGCTTGAAAAGGATCCGGATAAAAAAATAGAAATCGATCGGCTTATGCAGCTTGTTGAGAGCGGTGATGTTGATACCATCAATCGCTTTGACAGAGCTGTGGATCATGCGATTGAGGGTATCAGAGAAACACTTTCAGTCATGAACATATATCATGATCAGTATGTCAGAGAATCTGACTTTGTTCGCTCCGGAGCAGTTTCAGATATTATTGAACAGCTAAAGTTACAGGGCAGAACAAAATTGAACGATGGTGCACTGGTAGTTGATCTTGAGGACCATGGTTTTGAAAAGAATCTGGTCATCCAGCGTTCAGATGGTACATCACTCTATACCACCCGTGATCTTGCATATCATGAATGGAAGGCCAGGCAGGCAGATAGGGTGATCGATGTGCTTGGAGCAGATCATAAACTGATATCCTCCCAGCTAAAGACTGTACTCAGTATCATCGGCAAACCTGAGCCCGAGATAATTATATTTGAATTTGTTTCCCTTCCGGAAGGCTCTATGAGTACCAGAAGAGGTAAATTTATCACAGCAGATGACCTGCTGGAACAGGTTGAAAGGCAGGCATTCTCAGAGGTTGACAGACGGCGTCCTGAAATGGGAGAAGGTTTCAAAAAAGAAGTTTCCAGGATGGTTGGAATGGCTGCGGTGAGATACGATATTGTCAAGGTATCTCCTGAAAAGTCTACTGTATTTGACTGGAAACAGGCCCTTGACTTTGAAAAGCAGGGCGGGCCATATATACAGTATTCACATGCACGTGCCTGCAGTATACTGAGAAAGGCAGAAGAGGAAGGTATATGGAATGCTGGAAATGCCTTTGATGGCTCTGTTCTTGTAGAGGATACAGAGATCGAACTTATCAGAAAAATGGCTGGTCTGGACCATGCAGTAGAAACTGCGTCACAGGAACTCAAACCAAATATAATTGCAATATATGCCCGGGAACTTGCTGATGCCTTTAATCAGTTCTACAGGTTTGTCCCTGTTCTCAGTTCAGAAGATGAGCAGTTGTGTAAAAGCAGACTTGCACTGGTTGATTGTTCTCGTATAGTTCTTTCAGAAATTCTGGATATTCTTGGTCTTGAAGCACCGGATTCAATGTAAAATAGAGATATCAGGCATTTTTTGCCTGATATACAGATTTTATCTGGCCATAATATCAAGTGCAATTTCAAGTACTCCATTTTTGCATGTTGATCTTGCACTGCTGGGATCTACCTTTACAGGAAGTTCCACGGTTTTTGCATATCGCATTCCATGGGCAAATGAAGCAATTTCCACACTATCATCTGAGATATAATATTCGATGTTCTCTTCATCGGTACCCATATCAGCTATCAGATATAGGGTATCTTCTGCTTCCAGTATATCGACGAATGGCTCTTTCTGGCCAACCAAAATCTGCTGATTGTTAAAAATTTTTGAAATATCAGGTACTGGCCCCTTAAATCCAAGAATCTCGGGTTTCTTTCCAGGATTCTGGATTATTGTAAAACCATATACAAGCGGTTTGTCAGGTGGCCTACTGGAGTTGTTTTCAAACATGCTGGTTATGTAGTTTATCAGCTGTTCGATATTTTCTATATGTTCTCCACCAAAATTATTTTCCTTATCATCAAAGGAGCGGCGTCTTTTATCTACCATGATCATCATTTCCTTCTGTAAGGATGATTCCGATCATTTTCTCTACGAATTTCAGAATCCCCGTTTGTTTTATTATATACGAACTAATTGTATATAAATCCCGCGTTACCGTTTAAGCTGTGCCTGATCCCTTATTGATTATGCTTTCCCACCTCACTACTATTATTTTTCTTTCATAATTTAAACATCTTTTGTTGGAGGCAGATAGAAACTTTTCAGGATCATTTTATTAATAATAGATATATGTCCATAACATTGGTACCTGTAGGGCCTGTTATCAACAGATTCCCGGTCTGTTTGAAATAATGATACGAATTGTTCTCAGCCAGATACTTTCCTGCATTAAGTCCTAATTTTTCCCCCTTCCCAATTGTCTGACCATCTGCAAAGGCACCGGCAGCATCTGTTGGTCCATCGGTTCCGTCAGTACCTGCACACAGCATCATAACGTTATTCATTCCTGCACATTCCATTGAAAAGGACAGGGCAAATTCCTGGCACCTTCCACCTTTACCATTCCCGGATACAGTTACAGTAGTTTCACCTCCGGCTATTATGCATGCAGGTAATGTTACGGGTCTGCTATGTTGTTCTTCCCTTGCGATTGCTGCAAAGACCCTGGCTACCTCTCTGGCTTCACCGGTAATAGTGGATGTAAGAACAATTGAATTATATCCAAGGTCAACTGCTACATCCACAGCACGGGATATTGCCAGTCTGTTGTTTGCAATGATATAATTATGGCATCTTTTAAATATAGCATCTTCTGGCTTTGGTGTTTCCCTGATAAGGCCGTCAGCACCTTCTTCAATAAACTTTTGTACAGCTAGAGGCAGCTGAATATTGTATCGTTCGATTATTTCCTTGCACTGGCTGAAAGTGGAAGTATCAGGAGCTGTGGGACCTGATGCAATAACATCCAGAGTATCTCCCACCACATCAGAGAGTATGAGGCTGATTGATTGTGCAGGATAACTCATTCTTGCAAGTCCACCACCTTTGATTGCTGAGAGATGCTTTCTGATAGCATTGAGCTCGCCAATAGTGGCTCCTGCCCTCAAAATAGTTTCTGTTGTGATCATCATGTCTTCAAGTGATATTCTTTCGTGAGGTAATGTAAGCAGTGCTGAACCACCACCTGATATCAGGTATATAACCAGATCCTTTTCACCGACTTTATCCAGCATGCTTCTCACTTTTCTGGCTGCAGATAATCCGTTCTGGTCAGGTACAGGATGTCCAGCCTCAAAAACAGGTATAAAATTTAAATTTGAGCCATAACCGTATTTGGTTATTGCAATCCCTTCAGAAATTCTATCTCCAAGTATTTTTTCTATAGCCTCTGCCATAGATACAGCAGCTTTTCCAAAAGCAATCACATAGATATTATTGAAGGAATCCAGATCATATCTTTTGCCTTCAATGCTAAGGATTTCTCCAGTCCTTTCAATGGCCCTAGTCACAGACCTACCCGGTTCAACAGATTTGATAGCTTCTGTAATTATCTGAGTGGCATCACTTTTAAGTGCCTCTGAATCACTATCCATAGCAAATCCTCCTGATCAGTCAGATGGAAGGATCTCTGTCATAACATCTCTAAATATTCTTGCGTTTTTCTTTATCTCACTCTCAGCTTCTGTAAGATTCATATCCTTACATTCTTCATAGAATGCAATAAATCTGGTAAGCCATAAAACCCTCAATGCGTCAATGATGACCGTGTTTTTCTCATCGCAATATCTGTTGAACATATGCCACACACAGCGAGCCCAATTATCGGCATCCAGAGGTTTGTTCTCTCTGATGGTGGCGCAGATATGATTCATTAATTCAGAGGGAAATGTTCCTTTGTAGATATCAGAGTATTCACCAAACCTGAGATTGACGGTTTCTTTCATTTTCTCTATATCCATTGTGATAGGTACCGGTGAAGGTCCGAAATACTCTGATGTTTCAATAAGGTCTCCACCTCTGTACCTGAAATTTCGGTCTGAATAATAGATTGCCAGATCAAACATCTCCCTTACGACCTGCCTGAACATTGGTATGATTGAAGATTCAGGTTCAACATATTTTGAGGTGGACTCATGAAGTTTAAGGCCAAGCATAGCTTCCCTGATCCTGTGATTTTCAGCAGCTGCAACACTTGTAATAAAAATATCTATTCCAAAGTCCGGAGGGAATAGCGGGTGCTGCCTGAGGGATTCAGCAAGTCTTTTTGAAATGCAGAACTCACCACCAATAGGCTGTCTAACATCAATTCCGTAATAGGCCATTGTGAATGGATACCCCAGGTTATTTGTAATCACACCATCGAATTTATCCCTTACATAGAATGGGACAACAAGACCCGTCCGTCCGTACAGTACAGGTCTTACCAGTTCCTGTATCCATTCACTTTTAATGGAAAGAAGGTCCCCATCTACAAATGCTACAGCCTTTGCATCCAGATGATGGGCAATCTCTATAACGGTACGCATACCATTTCCTTTACCCGGATCTCCCATCTGCTCTACTACCATCTTCTGTACCGGAGAGATATCAAACATCTCAGCCAGTTCTGCTGTTCTGTCAGTTGAGAAACCGTCCGAGACCACAACAAGTGTTCTGTATGGAGAGAGGTACTGCATCACCCCCTCACGAACAACGTTCATTACATGAAGTATTGTTGGTTCAACATTTTTGGTCTGTATTCCGATTACCACATCGACTTTTCCCACATTTTCCAGCTTATCTGAAATCCCCGCATTAAGTTCCATGCAGTTGTATTTGTTCTGAGATCATTTATAATTAATTATATAATATTTTTTTTCTGAAATATTAATAAATGTAAAACTCAATGACACAAAATTGATCCGGTGTTATTTTCAACAGTAATGCAGATATGAGCAATGGAGGACCTGGGATATCATTTGGCTGACAGGTCTGAAAGGGAGATAAAATCCTTTGTCTTGCAGATACTATCCAGTTTTTTGAGCTGGATATTTTCGGATTCAAACACGTTTTCTACTGTCCTTTCCACAGTATATGTAAGCTCATCAGGCTCCACTCCGGTTACAGCAGTCAGTAATTTCAGACCAGCCCCGTTATTTTCAGACTTTTCAAAGATATCAGATGCCGGTAAATCCTCAAAGGAAGTAAGACTTGTCTTTACCATATTTCCTGGAATATCAATAATAGCCTTCATATGGCCGATAAATAGAGGACTCTTGTTCATTACTTCTTCCTTGAGTTTGAGGAGAAGCTTTTCAGAAACAGATCTGGCTGTATCCAGATCAATCTCAGGCAGGAGCTCGAATTCTGCAGAGTATGTGGATATTTCTGACATCTCTATCGAATCCAGTCTGGATGCATTTTTCTGGGTATGACTGTCCCGGAAAATATTGCTGAACAGTTTCTGGAACCTTTCATCACTGATTCTGGCTGAGAATTGCATTATCTGTGCATCTTCATTGATCTCACGGAGTCTGTTGATAACTTCAGGTATTCTCTCAGGTGGGGCGATATCTATTTTGTTTATACCAATGATTTCTGCTTCTTCTATCTGTGTGACAATGAACTTAGGGATCTGCTTGAATTCAGTACTGAACCTTTTCCCATCTACAAGACAGATGATGGGTGCAAAGGTGATACCGGGAATGCCTATTGTTGCAAGATCGTCCCTTATCTGGGCAGGGAAAGCAATTCCCGTAGGTTCTATCAGCACAATATCGGGATCAAATTCTTCTTTAAGGGCCCTTAACGTATTTTCCACATCAATCCTGAGAGAGCAGCAGATACATCCGCTTGTAAGTTCACTTGTTCTGATTCCGGAACTGGATATGGTATCTCCGTCAATTCCGATTTCACCTATTTCGTTTACAATTATGGCTACTTTCTGATCATTTGTGCTTAACTGTCTTCCTAGATTGAGTATAGCTGTAGTCTTTCCACTTCCAAGAAATCCACCAATTATTGCTACTTTCACAAAATCACCTATTAATTATATATCGGTATTTTCTAATTATCAAATGGTACAGAAGCTTAATTCATACAATATTCATCCCTTGCCCTGACCAATGCCTTCAGATTTTTAATCGGGCTTCTGGGTGCTATTCCGCAGGAAGGGGCCAGTATATCCACATCTTTTTCCAGGCATTGCCTGGACTCCTTTATTACATTTTCAGGGGATGTGCTTAGGAGTGTCCTGTATGCAGATACATTTCCTGCTATTATTGCCCTGCCTGATATGATTTCACTGGCCTGTGACAGATCAATTGATTCCTCCAGGCTGATCCCATCAAACCCACACTCTGAGATAGCATCCAGAATAGGGAGAGCAGTTCCGCACATATGAATGATCTTTCTTCCCTTTATTCTATCTGCAAGCCTTTTATGCAGTGGCTGAACCAGTGATTCATACATGCCAGGATCCAGCAGATCAGGCCCGGCAATACCGTCTGCAACTGAAATGATATCTGCTCCACAGTCCAGTAATGCATCTGCATACTCTATGCATACATCAGTTGCAATCTGCATAATACTGTCAATATTTTCAGGGTTTAGTACAGACCATGTAAGAAAATTATACATACCAGTAAGATGGGCTGTGAGTGTGGCAGGCCCCTCCATTCCGGCAATAAGGGGTACATTGCCATCTGTTCTTTCTTCGAGAATACGGGTAGCTTCCAGTACTGAAGGAACTCTTTTTGCATTAAGGAGACCATCCGGATATATGACCTCATTTTTTTTATCAGAAAGAGGATGTGTTATCACAGAGGGCTGTACATCAATTCTTCCCATGTTCACATCACATCCCATTGCCTCTGCAAGAACTGTCAGACAGTATGGGTAGCGTACTGCCTCAAAACCTGCTATTGTATGCCCGGCCAGGGCAAGTGATGCCATCAATTCAGGATTTATGTGGGATTCTGGCCAGAAAGAGTCTGTCATCTGCATCTGATATACAGTGGCTGTCTGGGTCACTGAAACCACAGGGACAATATCTGGCTTTCCAGAATTCAGGACAGTGAATAACCTCTGTTTTAAATCCATGATCAATTCTGAATATGGTGCTGGTTAATAAAACAGTTTACGGTAAGATCTGTTATATTGTTCAGGTCGGTGGAAAAACTTTATGGAACAAAGATATAAATGATATCCAGTCAAACTTTGTACCATGAGCAGCATAATCTATGATGATATTGGAAGTTATCCTCTTCCTGAAGGAGTTAGCAGAGACTGGCTACAGGTCCAATTTGAAAATGATCCGGATAATGAAAAGCTAAAATCTGTTGTCAGTGATGTTTTCAGGCAGAAGATTGATGCCGGAGTGGAGGTACCCACATATCCTCAGCTAAGGGATATGAATAATCAATTCCTCTCAATTATCAAAGATCCCGGATGCTGTGATGAACCGTTCAGGGTGCGTGAGGAGGCAGCGGTTATAGCTGAACTGGAAATGATAGAACAGGCAGCTTTACTTTATTATCAGCAGACAGGAGAAAGACCTGATATCCGTATCTGTGTTACTGGACCTGTTGAACTGTATCTTCAGGAATTTGGAAGCAGTGAGTATACCGATATTCTAAACCAGCTGGCTGAAAGTGTTAACCTTTTTGTAAAGAATGCTGTACGATCCGCAAGGAACTTCAGGGTGAGAACTGTTTCAATTGATGAGCCGAGCATAGGAATAAATTCCCAGATCATGTTTGATAATCCACATATAATCGATGCACTGACAGCTTCAGGAGATTATGCAAGCAGAAACAATATTGATGTGGAGATTCACCTGCACTCTCCCCTGCACTATGAACTTGCCTGCCAGGCAGAAAGCATAAATGTGATAGGCATCGAATCTGCTGCAAGTCCGTCTTATTTCGAACTGATCGACAAAAACATTCTTGAGAAATGGGATTCCTTTTTGAGGGTTGGTATTGCAAGAACAGATATTTCCAATCTGGGTGCGATCCTTAATGAAAAGCACAGTATGAATGTATGGAAGAACCCTTCAATGCTGCAGGAGATTGTGACTGGTATGGAAACTCCGTCTGTTATTGCAAAGAGACTCGAGCGGGCATATTCTCTGTTTGATGAAAGAATAAAATATGCAGGTCCAGACTGTGGACTTGGTTCATGGCCCTCGCAGGAAATTGCATTTAATCTTCTCTCAAATGTAGCAAAAGGTATTACGGAATTTAGAAAAACAATGAAATGAGGATAGCTGAAATAATTTTCTGAGTATGTGCAGTTATGAATGTATCTTTGCATTTCAGAGCATAAAGCCCTCTATTGCCTGCATTGATCTTTCCATTATCACGGGTGTTATATTGACCTCGATATATGCTGCGATCAGCAGTAATATGATTGAAATCAGCAAAAATTGCCAGAGATATCTGGAACTCAAATATTCTCTGGTAACAGAATTTATCTTTTCAACATCATTTTTCAATTCATCTACATTATCACCAGTAAACAGTTCATTATCAGTGATCATTCCTGACTGTATTCTGGCAAATCTGTATCCAAGTGCTGCAGAGACCAGGATAACTGGAATTTCAATGATCCCATGGGGTAACACAGAGACTGTAAAATAAACCCATGAATAGAGTATACCAATAATTATTCCCGGATTCCCCATTAATTGGTATGCGATCAGTGCACTGTTGAAATTAACAAAAGCAAGCAGTATTCCAATAAGAATGCCATTCACCATTATGATCAGTACAGGTACAGTATAGGGCATGATCCAGGAAAATGTACGGTATTCATTCTTTGTATATCCGCATAGATCCCATATGGATCCTTCATTTGTGGAAGGCACCTCTCTGTGAGTTTCAGATACTGATGTATTGAATCTGGATACAGTATAATGAATTAGCCTGTATACCGGCCAGAGAAGGCGTTCAATTCTGCTGGAGATATTGCTGTATGTTGAATGTTGCTTTCTGATTCCAAGTTCACCTATCATGAGACTGTGCATATACACAAATATACCTGTACCAGCGCAGGCTGTCAGAACAGCAACTGTATTGTGAATAAAGATTGACCACATGAGAGGTATGTATCCGGCAGTGACCTCAACTTTTGTCATGGCAGTTTCTGCAGTAGTGGCTATTGCGTGATTTACAGGTTCAGGCTGTGCAAATACCACCATAACCATATATATGAAGGTACTAAAAAAAAATGAAATAACTGCAAACCCCATGAACACTTTGACTGTCCATAGGAATTCCAGATAACCAATACTGAATCGGGACGTTTTTTTCATATACTGTGAATAGTTGTTTTTTTTCTATATCAATATTTACAGTTCACAGGAATTAAATCGATGGGTTAAAGTATCTCTATTCTGGATACAATAATTAGAAACTAACTTATCTGATGTATAACTTTGGAATTGCAACCTGAATGATAAATTGATATGAGGACACACATCATGAGAATACCTACCGGAATTGAGGGACTTGACGAACTGATTGAGGGTGGTTTGCTATCTGAAAGAGTCTATCTGGTAAGTGGTCCACCGGGTTGTGGCAAAACCACATTTGGTATGCAGTTTTTGATACAGGGTGCCTCGCAAGGAGAGGTTGGATTATATGTAACACTGCTGGAGAGTCCGCAGAACATAATTGATGATATCTCCAACTATGCTATAAACCTGCCTTCACTGATAAAATCAAGAAAGGTCCTTTTTGCTGATCTTGGACCAAGACTTGAATATGGGTATATGGATGAGATGCATGACATTATAACACCGGAATACGAGGTTGGTCATGCATCTCTTGAAACTGATGCACCCTCACCTGCAATGGTCTACAAGGAAATTTCAAACTATGTCAGGGAATATAATGTAAAAAGGCTTGTGATAGATTCACTGTCTGCCATACGTTTTACAACTAAGGATACCTCTCTGGAAGAAAAGGAAATGAGCAGGTTTATCCGACACCTGAAAAAACTGGGATGCACCACTGTCCTGATCTCAGAGATGACCGATCCACAGGCATATACAACTGAACAGTTTGCATCGCACGGAGTAATATTTTTACATAATTTCCTGTATGATAAAAGTATGATACGAGCCCTTCAGATAATTAAAATGCGAGGCACGATGCACGATTGCGATATGCGCCGTATGGACTTTACAGGCAGGGGTTTGAAAATTTTTGACCTGCTTAAATAAAAATTAGGGGGCCTGGAATGGTAAGGATTTTTCGCAAAAAAAATGAAAGAAAGTCCATAAGTGATGATGAAAAGGACAAGCTTGTAAAGAAAGCATATGAACTTGGATTTGAGGTTGGCTATCACAGACATTCAGAAATAGGATGGGTCAATCAAAGCCTTGTTACCCTTTATAATTTCAGCAGGGAATATGGCCTAGAGGAGATTGTAAGGGACAGTTATCACCAGGGCAAAAAAAAAGGCTCTGTTAGCAGGGACAAGGATTTGAAGAAGGATCTTTCTCCTACCAGAGTTTCACAATATGAAAACATTCATGTAAGTGCTGTCCTGAACCCTTCTGGAATCAGTTCAGGATACAGCAAACAGTATAAGGCTGTTCATTCACACTCTCCTGTAAACAGGCCGACCATGATGGATCTTCCTGAAAACACATCGATTGCTGGAATGATCCAGAGACCATCACAGATAAAGGGTTTTCTTCCATTAATCCATGAAGAAGAGATTACAGAATCTCATTAAGGGAATCCGTAACCTGAAAATCTCTGCTTTTCATCCAGGTTGACAATTATGAATCTGTCCTGAGTGCTGTATGCAATCTCTTTTTCACCTGCAAGGTGGAGAGTGCATTCACTTCCAGGATCTGCACTGTCAACTTCTGTATCATTGATCTCAATTCTTTCAACTCTTACAGGAGATGATTGGATCCCACTGAACAGATGTAATACATCGAAAAGATTGATTTTCTTTGAAAAACGAGAGATACGGCATTTCAGATTGAATCCAGTATCAACGAGTTCTTTTTCTGATATTATGTATCCTCGCTCAATTTCCTTGGATTGAATATTTTTTAGAGCAAGTCCTACCCTATCTCCTGTAAAAGCCTGCTTTTTGTCCTCGTCATGTATCTGGATGGAACGTATTTCAATTTCTTTGCTGGTCGGAAATACACTGAGTTTATCTTTAATATTGATCGAGCCCTGCTTTACAACTCCCAGAGCAACACATCCTATTCCTGTAACATTGAATACCTGGTCAATGACCACCCTGGGGCTTTGGGAATCCAGTTCTCTGTGCTCGGAATCAACTTTTTTACCAATAG
Above is a genomic segment from Methanosalsum zhilinae DSM 4017 containing:
- a CDS encoding glycosyltransferase family 2 protein, whose translation is MELNAGISDKLENVGKVDVVIGIQTKNVEPTILHVMNVVREGVMQYLSPYRTLVVVSDGFSTDRTAELAEMFDISPVQKMVVEQMGDPGKGNGMRTVIEIAHHLDAKAVAFVDGDLLSIKSEWIQELVRPVLYGRTGLVVPFYVRDKFDGVITNNLGYPFTMAYYGIDVRQPIGGEFCISKRLAESLRQHPLFPPDFGIDIFITSVAAAENHRIREAMLGLKLHESTSKYVEPESSIIPMFRQVVREMFDLAIYYSDRNFRYRGGDLIETSEYFGPSPVPITMDIEKMKETVNLRFGEYSDIYKGTFPSELMNHICATIRENKPLDADNWARCVWHMFNRYCDEKNTVIIDALRVLWLTRFIAFYEECKDMNLTEAESEIKKNARIFRDVMTEILPSD
- a CDS encoding CobW family GTP-binding protein — translated: MKVAIIGGFLGSGKTTAILNLGRQLSTNDQKVAIIVNEIGEIGIDGDTISSSGIRTSELTSGCICCSLRIDVENTLRALKEEFDPDIVLIEPTGIAFPAQIRDDLATIGIPGITFAPIICLVDGKRFSTEFKQIPKFIVTQIEEAEIIGINKIDIAPPERIPEVINRLREINEDAQIMQFSARISDERFQKLFSNIFRDSHTQKNASRLDSIEMSEISTYSAEFELLPEIDLDTARSVSEKLLLKLKEEVMNKSPLFIGHMKAIIDIPGNMVKTSLTSFEDLPASDIFEKSENNGAGLKLLTAVTGVEPDELTYTVERTVENVFESENIQLKKLDSICKTKDFISLSDLSAK
- the mtaA gene encoding methylcobamide:CoM methyltransferase MtaA, which translates into the protein MDLKQRLFTVLNSGKPDIVPVVSVTQTATVYQMQMTDSFWPESHINPELMASLALAGHTIAGFEAVRYPYCLTVLAEAMGCDVNMGRIDVQPSVITHPLSDKKNEVIYPDGLLNAKRVPSVLEATRILEERTDGNVPLIAGMEGPATLTAHLTGMYNFLTWSVLNPENIDSIMQIATDVCIEYADALLDCGADIISVADGIAGPDLLDPGMYESLVQPLHKRLADRIKGRKIIHMCGTALPILDAISECGFDGISLEESIDLSQASEIISGRAIIAGNVSAYRTLLSTSPENVIKESRQCLEKDVDILAPSCGIAPRSPIKNLKALVRARDEYCMN
- a CDS encoding methionine synthase, translating into MSSIIYDDIGSYPLPEGVSRDWLQVQFENDPDNEKLKSVVSDVFRQKIDAGVEVPTYPQLRDMNNQFLSIIKDPGCCDEPFRVREEAAVIAELEMIEQAALLYYQQTGERPDIRICVTGPVELYLQEFGSSEYTDILNQLAESVNLFVKNAVRSARNFRVRTVSIDEPSIGINSQIMFDNPHIIDALTASGDYASRNNIDVEIHLHSPLHYELACQAESINVIGIESAASPSYFELIDKNILEKWDSFLRVGIARTDISNLGAILNEKHSMNVWKNPSMLQEIVTGMETPSVIAKRLERAYSLFDERIKYAGPDCGLGSWPSQEIAFNLLSNVAKGITEFRKTMK
- a CDS encoding stage II sporulation protein M; protein product: MKKTSRFSIGYLEFLWTVKVFMGFAVISFFFSTFIYMVMVVFAQPEPVNHAIATTAETAMTKVEVTAGYIPLMWSIFIHNTVAVLTACAGTGIFVYMHSLMIGELGIRKQHSTYSNISSRIERLLWPVYRLIHYTVSRFNTSVSETHREVPSTNEGSIWDLCGYTKNEYRTFSWIMPYTVPVLIIMVNGILIGILLAFVNFNSALIAYQLMGNPGIIIGILYSWVYFTVSVLPHGIIEIPVILVSAALGYRFARIQSGMITDNELFTGDNVDELKNDVEKINSVTREYLSSRYLWQFLLISIILLLIAAYIEVNITPVIMERSMQAIEGFML
- a CDS encoding RAD55 family ATPase, which produces MRIPTGIEGLDELIEGGLLSERVYLVSGPPGCGKTTFGMQFLIQGASQGEVGLYVTLLESPQNIIDDISNYAINLPSLIKSRKVLFADLGPRLEYGYMDEMHDIITPEYEVGHASLETDAPSPAMVYKEISNYVREYNVKRLVIDSLSAIRFTTKDTSLEEKEMSRFIRHLKKLGCTTVLISEMTDPQAYTTEQFASHGVIFLHNFLYDKSMIRALQIIKMRGTMHDCDMRRMDFTGRGLKIFDLLK